A region of Leptospira bouyouniensis DNA encodes the following proteins:
- a CDS encoding flagellar biosynthesis protein FlhA, with amino-acid sequence MNFRDILKQSDVVLGVGTLMILGMLIVPLPGFVLDILIVVSIGLGLLILMTALSVTEPSEFSIFPSLLLITTLFRLALNVSTTRQILSKGPAMNSSVIEAFGTFVVGGESGLGKYVVGLIIFIILTIVQVLVITKGATRISEVAARFTLDGLPQKQMSIDMELNSGAITEAEAKVKRKKVQREVDFYGAMDGASKFVQGDVRAGLIITAINLLGGILIGSTIRGESFLASIETYGKFTIGDGLVSQIPGLLSTTATGIIVTRSSSEKKLTVEIKDQLFGNAKTLYVVAGALGMASLIPGLPFFSLLFLSGAIGYLGYSIEQVAKEEIKKIETVSQEKVQEKKPENYIKEISVEAIQVELGRDLLPLVDASSGGHLLEQIANTRKKFAIDFGLVIPAIRIIDNLEIPHDNYSIRINGVVVGQSAVRADRLMAMNNTSRNLEPIVGEPFTEPAFGLKATWIDPNDKIEVENKGYSVVDPSTVIITHLKELISNYASQLLGREEVKALLEHLRQTHPTLVGELDYDKQGRLGIIQQTLQNLLAEGLSIKNLPKIMDAIANHLPRTNNPFDLAEHVRQALSRQIINDFLSPDGKLHVVTIDPRIIDRMNKSITLDETDGSKLIILPHDVRVRILESVYNELQKALDENRFLIFVVSRYLRQAFAFFLTKELPPRNFAVIASEEIHRGVPTEISSVLSLPSREEHPQEA; translated from the coding sequence ATGAACTTTAGAGATATCTTAAAACAATCCGATGTAGTGTTAGGTGTGGGAACCTTAATGATCCTTGGGATGTTAATTGTCCCTCTCCCTGGATTTGTTTTAGATATCCTCATTGTTGTTAGTATAGGACTTGGCCTCCTTATCCTTATGACGGCACTCTCTGTGACGGAACCGAGTGAGTTTTCGATTTTCCCAAGTTTACTGCTCATCACCACACTCTTTCGTTTGGCGTTAAACGTATCGACAACAAGACAGATCCTTTCCAAAGGGCCTGCCATGAATTCAAGTGTGATTGAAGCGTTTGGTACCTTTGTGGTAGGTGGTGAATCAGGATTAGGAAAGTATGTGGTAGGGTTAATTATCTTTATCATCCTTACCATTGTACAGGTGTTAGTGATCACCAAAGGTGCTACAAGGATCTCGGAAGTGGCTGCAAGGTTTACACTCGATGGATTACCACAAAAACAAATGTCCATTGATATGGAACTGAATAGTGGTGCCATTACAGAAGCAGAAGCCAAGGTGAAACGTAAAAAAGTCCAACGAGAAGTGGATTTTTATGGGGCCATGGATGGAGCTTCCAAATTTGTACAAGGGGACGTAAGAGCAGGTCTTATTATCACAGCTATCAATTTACTCGGTGGAATACTCATTGGTTCTACGATTCGAGGGGAATCGTTCCTTGCATCCATTGAAACTTATGGTAAGTTTACGATTGGGGATGGACTGGTTTCACAAATCCCGGGTCTACTTTCTACAACTGCAACAGGTATCATTGTCACTCGTTCCAGTTCAGAAAAAAAACTTACAGTAGAGATCAAAGATCAACTCTTTGGAAATGCGAAAACCTTATACGTAGTGGCAGGGGCTCTTGGGATGGCAAGTCTCATACCAGGGTTACCTTTTTTCTCACTTCTATTTTTGTCTGGTGCCATTGGATACTTGGGGTATTCGATCGAACAAGTAGCAAAAGAAGAGATTAAAAAAATCGAAACAGTTTCACAAGAAAAAGTCCAAGAAAAAAAACCAGAAAACTATATCAAAGAAATTTCAGTGGAAGCAATTCAGGTAGAACTTGGTCGCGATTTACTTCCGTTAGTGGATGCATCTTCTGGTGGGCATCTTCTAGAACAGATTGCCAATACTCGTAAAAAATTTGCGATTGATTTTGGGCTTGTAATCCCTGCGATTCGCATCATTGACAATTTAGAAATCCCACATGATAATTATAGCATTCGTATCAATGGGGTTGTCGTGGGCCAATCTGCTGTAAGGGCAGACAGACTGATGGCGATGAACAATACGTCTCGAAACTTAGAGCCAATTGTTGGGGAACCTTTCACCGAACCTGCGTTTGGTTTGAAAGCTACCTGGATTGACCCAAATGATAAAATCGAAGTGGAAAACAAAGGGTATTCTGTTGTGGATCCTTCGACCGTCATCATCACACATTTAAAAGAACTGATTTCCAATTATGCTTCACAACTACTGGGTAGAGAAGAAGTGAAAGCACTTCTCGAACATTTACGTCAAACCCATCCTACGCTTGTGGGCGAATTGGATTACGACAAACAAGGAAGGCTTGGGATCATCCAACAGACATTACAAAATCTTTTGGCTGAAGGATTGTCCATTAAGAACCTTCCGAAAATTATGGATGCGATTGCAAACCACCTACCACGCACAAACAATCCATTCGATTTAGCTGAACATGTAAGACAAGCCTTATCGCGACAAATCATTAATGATTTCCTTTCTCCTGATGGTAAGTTGCATGTGGTGACAATTGATCCAAGAATCATTGATCGTATGAACAAAAGTATCACACTTGATGAAACGGATGGAAGTAAACTCATCATCCTTCCACATGATGTCCGTGTTCGAATTCTGGAATCGGTTTACAATGAATTACAAAAGGCTTTGGACGAGAACAGGTTCCTTATTTTTGTAGTTTCTAGGTACTTAAGACAAGCCTTTGCATTCTTTTTGACAAAGGAACTACCCCCAAGGAACTTTGCAGTAATTGCTTCTGAAGAAATCCATAGAGGGGTTCCGACAGAAATTTCCTCGGTACTAAGCCTTCCATCAAGAGAGGAACACCCACAAGAAGCATAG
- a CDS encoding EscU/YscU/HrcU family type III secretion system export apparatus switch protein, translating to MKEKDSLYTERLRFRNTVLCLLSEVRFAFDFEVILKKLFTWVLFRPSWLYPFMLEENKQANSLESLPELESKLPFAYVTGHYEIQLQLFAAADEGRTEPPSERRRREEKEKGNVPKSNEVASTLVLLGGTGVLFLLGDTFIKNTALFIKKYLPMGMHHERFGAEEFRVILSGVSKDFFNLLWPVLAITLVFAIVGNVVQVGFMFSPRALSFRFDRISPNFKRVLPNRQTLFNLVKSLAKVVLIGVISYILISGDFLKVLLTGNMGMMQAITLVTYSGFKIMMAAGLLLLGIAVADFFFQKSEFEESLKQTPSEAKREMKEDSGDPVMKNRRMQLARDMMQGNMLREVPKADVVITNPTHYSVALSYEMGRDSAPRVIAKGENRLALEIRRIARENDVPIVESPKQARLLYAQVEVGEEIPQEFFQAVVQILITLEKFKKKVGMA from the coding sequence ATGAAAGAAAAGGACTCTTTGTATACTGAAAGGCTTCGGTTTCGAAATACCGTTTTATGTTTGTTAAGTGAAGTGCGATTTGCTTTCGATTTTGAGGTAATTCTTAAAAAATTGTTCACTTGGGTTTTATTCCGTCCGTCTTGGTTATACCCTTTTATGTTGGAAGAAAATAAGCAGGCCAATTCTTTAGAAAGTTTACCGGAATTAGAAAGTAAACTTCCATTCGCTTATGTAACAGGTCATTATGAAATCCAACTGCAGCTATTTGCCGCGGCCGATGAAGGGAGAACGGAACCTCCGAGTGAAAGGCGAAGGAGGGAGGAAAAGGAAAAAGGGAATGTTCCCAAATCCAACGAAGTAGCTTCAACTTTAGTCCTCCTTGGAGGAACCGGTGTTTTGTTTTTGCTTGGTGATACCTTTATCAAAAATACAGCTCTCTTTATAAAAAAATACTTACCGATGGGGATGCACCACGAACGTTTCGGTGCAGAAGAGTTCCGAGTGATCCTATCTGGTGTTTCCAAAGATTTTTTTAACCTTCTATGGCCAGTACTTGCTATTACACTAGTGTTTGCGATTGTGGGAAATGTTGTGCAAGTGGGGTTTATGTTCTCTCCGAGAGCATTGTCCTTTCGGTTTGACCGAATTTCTCCCAATTTTAAGCGGGTATTGCCAAACCGCCAAACATTATTTAATCTTGTGAAGTCACTCGCAAAAGTTGTGTTAATCGGAGTGATTAGTTATATTTTGATTTCTGGAGATTTTTTAAAAGTTTTACTAACAGGCAACATGGGTATGATGCAAGCCATCACACTTGTGACGTATTCTGGATTTAAGATCATGATGGCGGCAGGACTATTATTACTTGGGATTGCGGTGGCCGATTTCTTTTTCCAAAAATCTGAATTTGAAGAATCATTAAAACAAACTCCTTCAGAAGCGAAACGAGAGATGAAGGAAGACTCTGGGGACCCTGTGATGAAAAACCGCAGGATGCAACTTGCTCGTGACATGATGCAAGGAAATATGTTACGCGAAGTTCCCAAAGCCGATGTTGTCATCACAAATCCAACACATTATTCAGTGGCTCTTTCCTATGAAATGGGAAGGGATTCTGCACCTCGAGTGATTGCAAAAGGGGAAAACCGCCTAGCACTTGAAATACGAAGAATCGCCCGCGAAAACGATGTTCCGATCGTGGAAAGTCCCAAACAAGCAAGACTTTTATATGCACAAGTAGAAGTGGGAGAAGAGATTCCACAAGAGTTTTTCCAAGCTGTGGTACAAATCCTCATCACACTTGAGAAGTTCAAAAAAAAGGTAGGAATGGCATAA
- the fliR gene encoding flagellar biosynthetic protein FliR, with amino-acid sequence MEAFILHFQSFLFVLVRILGLFLVAPFFSSESINFSLRMIFSFMVSLIVYPVVANYMPPVPGHMINFGIMILSEMLIGVFIGFLVSLVFSAFQMAGEFFNNQIGFGYTEILDPVTQNSLPAIGTMKNLMATALFLVIGAHRFLIETLAYSFEKIRIISFTGKVNSGLYRLVEDAIGAMFVVSFKIALPVMGILFLVSLAEGLMGKAAQQMNVMSMSFPLKVFIGTLTLIATLTFIATQMVQGIQISMDKASLLVREWPSL; translated from the coding sequence ATGGAAGCATTCATCTTACACTTTCAATCCTTTCTTTTTGTTTTAGTTCGAATCCTCGGACTCTTCCTTGTTGCACCATTTTTCTCTTCTGAATCTATTAACTTCTCGTTACGAATGATCTTTTCATTTATGGTATCACTCATTGTGTATCCAGTTGTAGCAAACTATATGCCTCCTGTGCCTGGCCATATGATCAATTTTGGGATTATGATTTTATCTGAGATGCTTATTGGAGTCTTTATTGGATTTCTCGTCTCACTCGTGTTTAGTGCCTTCCAAATGGCTGGTGAATTTTTTAATAACCAAATTGGATTCGGATACACGGAAATTCTCGATCCTGTTACCCAAAACTCACTCCCTGCAATTGGAACCATGAAAAACCTAATGGCAACGGCACTTTTTCTTGTGATTGGGGCCCACCGTTTCCTCATTGAAACTCTTGCATATTCCTTTGAAAAGATACGCATCATATCCTTTACAGGGAAAGTCAATAGTGGCCTGTACCGTTTGGTTGAAGATGCGATAGGGGCCATGTTTGTAGTATCGTTTAAAATTGCGCTCCCTGTCATGGGTATTCTCTTTTTGGTTTCTCTTGCAGAGGGACTGATGGGAAAGGCAGCACAACAAATGAATGTGATGTCTATGTCCTTCCCATTGAAAGTATTCATTGGAACATTAACCTTAATCGCAACGTTAACATTTATCGCCACCCAAATGGTGCAAGGGATTCAAATCTCTATGGACAAGGCAAGTTTACTTGTTCGGGAGTGGCCTAGTTTATGA
- the fliQ gene encoding flagellar biosynthesis protein FliQ has product MTEVDVVNMMREAFIVTLKISSPILITALVVGLIVGILQTTTSIQEPTIAFVPKLVSIFAVIVFFSAWMVRVMTDYTREIFFMIEKI; this is encoded by the coding sequence ATGACAGAAGTCGATGTTGTCAATATGATGCGAGAAGCCTTCATTGTGACCTTAAAAATTTCAAGTCCCATTTTGATTACTGCACTTGTAGTTGGACTCATCGTCGGTATTTTACAAACAACAACTTCTATTCAAGAGCCAACAATTGCTTTTGTTCCGAAACTTGTGTCCATTTTTGCTGTCATTGTGTTTTTTTCAGCTTGGATGGTGCGAGTGATGACTGACTATACAAGAGAAATTTTTTTTATGATCGAAAAGATATGA
- the fliP gene encoding flagellar type III secretion system pore protein FliP (The bacterial flagellar biogenesis protein FliP forms a type III secretion system (T3SS)-type pore required for flagellar assembly.), whose amino-acid sequence MRLRFFSFIKRHKSIIFLISILFLVSASGFAGLLAQDKGSRIPIPNLSFNVNEARGPKETSLSLMILFLVTILSLAPAIVMSVTSFTKVVIVFDFVRRALSLQNLPPNQVMMGLALFVTFFIMAPTIGKVNDEALQPYLNGKIDQSAFMEGSMKHLRQFMIRQLGKDGTKDVALFLKIGKVQNVKSFDDVPSYVLVPAFMLSEIKKAFIIGIYIFIPFIVIDLIVASALLAMGFMMLPPVMISLPLKLILFILIDGWNLLVLELVRSYK is encoded by the coding sequence ATGAGACTTCGTTTTTTTTCCTTTATAAAGAGACATAAATCCATTATTTTTCTCATTAGCATATTGTTTTTGGTCTCAGCAAGTGGATTTGCTGGTTTGCTTGCGCAGGACAAAGGTTCACGAATCCCGATTCCGAATTTGTCGTTTAACGTCAATGAGGCGAGGGGACCAAAAGAAACCAGTTTGTCCCTCATGATACTTTTTCTTGTCACAATTTTATCGCTAGCACCAGCGATTGTGATGAGTGTGACATCTTTTACCAAAGTAGTCATTGTATTTGATTTTGTGAGAAGGGCGTTATCTCTCCAAAACCTACCACCGAACCAAGTGATGATGGGACTTGCACTCTTCGTTACATTTTTTATTATGGCGCCTACCATCGGTAAGGTGAATGACGAAGCCCTCCAGCCGTACTTAAATGGGAAAATTGACCAATCTGCTTTTATGGAAGGTTCCATGAAACACTTACGTCAATTTATGATTAGACAACTTGGAAAAGACGGCACCAAGGATGTAGCTCTCTTTTTAAAAATTGGTAAAGTGCAAAATGTAAAATCTTTTGATGATGTCCCTTCTTATGTGCTTGTGCCTGCGTTTATGTTAAGCGAAATAAAAAAAGCATTTATCATTGGTATTTATATTTTCATTCCATTCATCGTGATTGATCTCATTGTAGCTTCTGCCCTTCTTGCAATGGGTTTTATGATGTTACCTCCGGTGATGATCTCTCTTCCTTTGAAATTGATTCTTTTTATCCTCATTGATGGTTGGAACTTACTCGTTCTGGAACTTGTAAGGAGTTATAAATGA
- a CDS encoding FliO/MopB family protein, with amino-acid sequence MYFSILFFFFFSPLFSQNADTKELDQILRQELGESKSKPTGSESGSNGNSGSNVSSDSNVKSQIGNGSNSSTNNGQSESSNGNKEEPNLIQERYSENQDDSPSATWILLKILFVLAILVGAGYYLILQMQKSKSAKYPVKGFMKVLSSLPLSATQSVQIIEVGGRTLVLGVADGSVSLLTEVTAPEEKSQIQKMKEEADPYVPNFLETVLESLQSKAQRKIRINPNQMETLEMDGAAEIQRKAKEGLERLRKHRKLLEGGET; translated from the coding sequence ATGTACTTTTCCATCCTCTTCTTTTTTTTCTTTTCTCCCTTATTTTCTCAAAACGCAGATACTAAGGAATTGGATCAAATTTTACGCCAAGAATTGGGAGAGTCAAAATCCAAACCAACTGGGTCTGAAAGTGGATCCAATGGGAATTCAGGATCGAATGTAAGTTCAGATTCCAACGTTAAATCTCAGATTGGTAATGGTTCTAATTCATCCACTAATAATGGTCAGTCGGAATCTTCGAATGGAAATAAAGAAGAACCCAATTTAATCCAAGAGCGATATTCCGAAAACCAAGATGATTCTCCTTCCGCTACTTGGATTTTACTAAAGATTTTATTTGTTTTGGCAATCCTTGTCGGAGCAGGGTATTATTTGATTTTACAAATGCAAAAATCAAAATCAGCCAAGTATCCTGTGAAAGGGTTTATGAAGGTTTTGTCAAGTTTGCCTTTGTCTGCCACCCAATCAGTTCAAATCATAGAAGTTGGTGGTCGTACACTTGTGTTAGGTGTCGCGGATGGATCCGTGAGTTTACTAACAGAAGTAACAGCCCCTGAGGAAAAAAGCCAAATCCAAAAAATGAAAGAAGAGGCAGATCCTTACGTGCCTAATTTTTTGGAAACCGTTCTCGAAAGTTTACAATCCAAAGCACAACGAAAAATCCGAATCAATCCAAACCAAATGGAAACTTTGGAAATGGATGGGGCAGCCGAAATCCAACGAAAAGCAAAGGAAGGTTTGGAACGGCTTCGCAAACATAGAAAACTTTTAGAGGGAGGAGAAACATGA
- the fliN gene encoding flagellar motor switch protein FliN, producing MGEGSLSQDEIDALLQGADDTFDLSSLSGASSSSSDNLSPIDRDIISDVIGSAFQVAGNTLGTILAKNTRFMNPATESSSSADIQKELGTKSVSLYSTISGSLAGRVCLVMAQENAAKIAGVMMGGMAPPGQLDNAQLQTLKDSLAPILGTVTAQIGMKLGGTMSGSPPEISLVNSGRDLQLPDDASLVKTSLSLNIDGVGSFKVYYVIALSMANSILDIQKGGGQKQQQQSGGMNVNMQPNMGMGGGQSSVGIKGVNFPSLATAGGGPGQTNLNLLMDVQMALTVELGRTKMYIKDILGLGEGSIIELDKLAGEPVDLLVNGKLIAKGEVVVIDENFGVRVTDIVSPTDRLKGEK from the coding sequence ATGGGTGAAGGTTCACTCTCACAAGACGAGATAGACGCATTACTACAAGGCGCGGATGATACATTCGACCTCTCTTCCTTAAGTGGCGCATCCAGTTCGTCATCGGACAACCTATCTCCAATTGACCGCGACATTATTTCAGATGTGATCGGCTCTGCATTCCAGGTGGCGGGGAACACACTTGGCACGATCTTGGCAAAAAACACTCGTTTTATGAACCCTGCCACGGAATCGAGCTCTTCTGCGGACATCCAAAAAGAATTAGGCACAAAATCAGTCAGTTTATATTCAACGATTAGCGGTAGTTTGGCGGGAAGAGTTTGTCTCGTCATGGCCCAAGAAAACGCTGCTAAAATTGCAGGTGTGATGATGGGGGGAATGGCTCCTCCAGGACAACTCGACAATGCCCAACTCCAAACACTAAAAGACTCACTTGCCCCAATCCTTGGTACAGTAACAGCGCAAATTGGGATGAAATTGGGTGGCACCATGTCTGGTAGCCCACCTGAAATTTCCCTTGTCAATTCAGGAAGAGACTTACAGCTTCCGGATGACGCTAGTTTGGTGAAGACTTCTCTCAGTTTGAACATTGATGGAGTTGGATCTTTTAAGGTATACTATGTAATCGCTTTATCTATGGCAAATTCCATCCTTGACATCCAAAAGGGTGGTGGACAAAAACAACAACAACAGTCCGGCGGAATGAATGTCAACATGCAACCTAACATGGGTATGGGTGGTGGACAAAGTTCTGTTGGTATCAAAGGTGTAAACTTTCCTTCGCTGGCAACTGCTGGTGGTGGGCCCGGGCAAACCAACCTCAATCTACTGATGGATGTGCAGATGGCACTCACAGTGGAACTTGGACGAACCAAAATGTACATCAAAGACATTTTAGGTTTGGGGGAAGGTTCCATCATCGAGCTAGATAAGTTAGCTGGTGAACCAGTAGATTTACTCGTGAACGGAAAACTCATCGCCAAAGGTGAGGTTGTGGTGATCGATGAAAACTTTGGTGTTCGTGTCACTGATATCGTAAGTCCTACAGACAGACTCAAAGGCGAAAAATGA
- a CDS encoding DUF971 domain-containing protein translates to MMNSQLATFPKEISFDDEFLYIDWKDGHGSKYSLLDLRKKCPCATCRGGHGGKVGQATGHIESIKLISWTKVGRYAISIVWSDYHNTGIYSYDHLRAYADGNSGAFD, encoded by the coding sequence ATGATGAATTCTCAACTTGCGACTTTCCCGAAAGAAATTTCCTTTGATGACGAGTTTCTCTATATCGATTGGAAGGATGGGCATGGTAGCAAATACTCATTGTTAGACCTTCGTAAAAAATGCCCATGCGCCACTTGTCGGGGTGGGCATGGTGGAAAAGTCGGCCAAGCCACAGGCCATATCGAGTCCATCAAACTGATTTCTTGGACCAAAGTAGGCCGGTATGCCATCTCCATTGTTTGGAGTGACTATCATAATACAGGAATTTATTCGTATGACCATTTACGGGCCTATGCCGACGGAAATTCCGGCGCCTTTGACTAG
- the asd gene encoding archaetidylserine decarboxylase (Phosphatidylserine decarboxylase is synthesized as a single chain precursor. Generation of the pyruvoyl active site from a Ser is coupled to cleavage of a Gly-Ser bond between the larger (beta) and smaller (alpha chains). It is an integral membrane protein.) has translation METLFQNGSKFNLILGSDILSPYFYLILIASLYLSIRLGFPQIRFLFLSLKILTGNMDFKGSKGQLVHSQAFFAGIGSSLLAGSVIGTALAIAYGGIGVLFWIWVMSLFVMPIRFVSSTLAVKFRNQLPSGRYLSGPMYFIEKALRAKWLAVAFSLASLVTVLVFGGIFPFVGLTYLTKEGLSLSGLSGPISISVILLFIVVGGVRRVGRAASILAPIGIILFIFGYFSIFSNGMISFFGFLSDVTKEAFSIKALQGGGAFGILRGLSVSLSTFFLSTETAVGKSSGIAGVVRTDYAAKQGLVSMLASFFEGFIMATLVGYVLYSYGAVNLETILTFPNRILEQKDSLPVILFVVSFLCFGILSLAGWFYSGEQNAFYVFGEKFSNFFRMLFIGSTLGFSYLYVKYGIEVLTFVMHWGYVAAVITSVPLLVSLMLLGKSANLELKKYLSESGARYEIFKDIYLLFLTLLPKNLISKIFGYFSTLKLPRFMMIPILKAFAKAYKINLSEAELEIKEYASLNQFFTRALRAEARIIDSAANAVVSPTDSKITSFGNINQSTIIQAKGIDYSVKELLGSEKFYPHFTNGKYITFYLSPQDYHRIHSPFAGQILGYYYEPGKLFPVNDLAVLNIRGLFPKNERLITFLQTEYGKIAVIKVGASNVGKIRVTYDNKIVTNNWIRFAKEHHYKDVSIMIDKGSEMGRFEMGSTVILVFENDTIDLTNIQLGDKIQYGTTVGHFKSKKTSLPVKF, from the coding sequence ATGGAAACACTCTTTCAAAACGGATCTAAGTTTAATCTCATTTTAGGATCAGATATCCTAAGCCCATATTTTTACCTCATTCTCATCGCTTCGCTTTATTTAAGCATACGATTGGGATTCCCGCAGATCCGATTCCTTTTCTTATCTTTGAAAATTTTGACTGGGAATATGGATTTTAAGGGTTCCAAGGGACAACTGGTCCATTCCCAAGCATTTTTTGCCGGGATAGGTTCCTCATTACTTGCGGGTTCGGTCATTGGAACCGCTCTTGCCATCGCCTATGGTGGGATTGGCGTTCTTTTTTGGATTTGGGTGATGAGTTTATTTGTAATGCCAATCCGGTTTGTTTCCTCAACTCTTGCCGTAAAATTTCGAAACCAACTCCCTAGCGGGCGTTACCTTTCAGGTCCCATGTACTTTATCGAAAAAGCACTTCGAGCGAAGTGGCTTGCCGTTGCGTTCTCTTTGGCAAGTCTTGTGACCGTTCTTGTTTTTGGTGGGATTTTCCCTTTTGTTGGATTAACCTATCTTACGAAGGAAGGACTTAGTTTGTCTGGTTTGTCGGGTCCCATTTCCATTTCTGTCATTTTATTATTTATTGTAGTCGGGGGTGTTAGGCGAGTTGGTAGAGCAGCTAGTATCCTCGCACCCATTGGAATTATTCTTTTTATCTTTGGTTACTTCTCTATATTTTCAAATGGTATGATTTCCTTTTTTGGATTTTTATCCGATGTCACAAAAGAAGCGTTTTCCATTAAAGCTCTGCAAGGTGGTGGAGCCTTTGGGATTTTACGCGGACTTTCTGTTTCGCTCAGTACGTTCTTTTTGTCCACAGAAACTGCAGTGGGTAAATCTTCTGGGATAGCAGGTGTTGTGAGAACGGATTATGCCGCAAAACAAGGTTTGGTGAGTATGCTTGCTTCCTTTTTTGAAGGATTTATCATGGCAACTCTTGTTGGGTATGTGTTGTATTCCTATGGTGCCGTTAATTTAGAAACCATCCTAACATTTCCCAATCGGATTTTAGAACAAAAGGATTCCCTGCCGGTGATCCTATTTGTTGTATCTTTTTTATGTTTTGGGATTTTAAGCCTTGCTGGTTGGTTTTATAGCGGGGAACAAAATGCATTTTATGTGTTTGGTGAAAAGTTTTCCAATTTTTTTAGAATGTTATTCATTGGATCGACACTTGGCTTCTCATACTTATATGTAAAATATGGAATCGAAGTTTTAACTTTTGTAATGCATTGGGGTTATGTTGCTGCAGTCATCACAAGTGTACCTCTACTTGTTTCCCTTATGTTACTAGGTAAATCTGCCAATTTAGAATTAAAAAAATATCTTTCTGAATCCGGAGCAAGGTATGAAATTTTTAAGGACATCTATTTACTGTTTTTAACCTTACTTCCAAAAAACTTAATCTCCAAAATCTTTGGTTACTTTTCTACATTGAAACTTCCACGATTTATGATGATTCCAATCCTAAAGGCATTTGCTAAGGCTTATAAAATCAATTTAAGTGAAGCGGAATTGGAAATCAAAGAGTATGCCTCTCTCAATCAGTTTTTTACAAGAGCACTTCGTGCAGAGGCTCGGATCATTGATTCAGCAGCCAATGCTGTTGTTTCACCCACAGATTCCAAAATTACAAGTTTTGGGAATATCAATCAATCTACCATCATTCAAGCCAAAGGAATTGATTATTCCGTAAAAGAATTGTTAGGTTCCGAGAAATTTTACCCACACTTTACGAATGGGAAATACATCACCTTTTACTTATCCCCACAAGACTACCATAGGATCCATAGTCCATTTGCAGGTCAGATTTTGGGATATTATTATGAACCAGGAAAACTATTCCCAGTTAATGATTTGGCAGTCTTGAATATCCGTGGGTTATTCCCAAAAAACGAAAGGCTTATCACCTTCTTACAAACAGAATATGGGAAAATTGCCGTGATCAAAGTAGGAGCTTCCAATGTGGGAAAAATCCGAGTGACATACGATAATAAAATCGTCACAAACAACTGGATCCGTTTTGCCAAGGAACACCACTACAAAGATGTCTCCATTATGATCGATAAAGGTTCTGAAATGGGACGTTTTGAAATGGGATCCACAGTCATCCTGGTGTTTGAAAATGATACAATCGATTTGACAAACATCCAACTGGGAGATAAAATCCAATACGGAACCACAGTGGGTCATTTTAAATCCAAAAAAACAAGTTTACCGGTCAAATTTTAA